One genomic segment of Primulina tabacum isolate GXHZ01 chromosome 9, ASM2559414v2, whole genome shotgun sequence includes these proteins:
- the LOC142555801 gene encoding THO complex subunit 3, with protein sequence MEESLPFKNLHSREYQGHKKKVHSVAWNCTGTKLASGSVDQTARIWHIEPHGHSKAKDSELKGHADSVDQLCWDPKHADLIATASGDKTVRLWDARSAKCSQQVELSGENINITYKPDGTHIAVGNRDDELTILDVRKFKPIHKRKFNYEVNEIAWNMTGDIFFLTTGNGTVEILAYPSLKAVDTLMAHTAGCYCIAIDPLGRYFAVGSADSLVSLWDMKEMLCIHTFTKLEWPVRTLSFNHTGEFIASASEDLFIDISNVETGRSIHQIPCRAAMNSVEWNPKYNLLAYAGDDKNKYQADEGVFRIFGFENA encoded by the exons ATGGAGGAATCACTGCCCTTCAAAAACCTCCACAGTAGGGAGTACCAAGGCCACAAGAAGAAG GTGCATTCAGTGGCGTGGAATTGCACGGGCACGAAACTGGCTTCAGGCTCTGTTGATCAGACTGCTCGAATATGGCACATTGAACCCCACGGTCAT AGCAAAGCTAAAGATAGCGAGCTAAAAGGCCACGCCGATAGTGTTGATCAGTTATGCTGGGATccaaaacatgctgatttgattgCAACTGCATCAGGCGATAAGACAGTTCGCTTGTGGGATGCTCGTA GTGCAAAATGTTCACAGCAGGTAGAGCTCAGCGGGGAGAACATAAATATTACCTATAAGCCTGATGGCACTCATATAGCAGTCGGTAACAGG GATGACGAATTAACAATTTTGGATGTTCGCAAATTCAAGCCAATACATAAACGCAAGTTCAATTATGAG GTGAATGAGATTGCATGGAACATGACAGGGGACATATTCTTTTTAACTACTGGGAATG GAACTGTAGAAATACTTGCATATCCATCCCTCAAGGCAGTTGACACACTTATGGCTCATACTGCTGGTTGCTATTGTATTGCGATTGACCCACTGGGAAG ATATTTTGCTGTTGGAAGTGCTGACTCATTGGTCAGTCTTTGGGATATGAAAGAAATGCTCTGTATCCACACATTCACTAAACTTGA ATGGCCTGTCCGGACATTGAGTTTCAACCACACGGGAGAATTTATTGCTTCTGCCAGTGAGGACTTGTTTATCGATATT TCCAATGTTGAAACTGGAAGATCCATCCACCAGATTCCATGCCGGGCTGCCATGAACAGTGTGGAATGGAATCCTAAGTACAACTTACTTGCATATGCTGGAGATGATAAAAACAAGTATCAGGCTGACGAAG GCGTTTTCCGGATATTTGGCTTTGAGAATGCGTAG
- the LOC142555802 gene encoding KH domain-containing protein At5g56140-like — protein sequence MSSGRYMAYSPSPSASHSPHISAAAGIRSASALVEQEKYLSELFAEKIKLNPFVAVIPNSYRLLNQEILRVSALLGNASVLEQSGLEHASPLASGGIYSNGGANVSIWASPFQSEMSSLVQPSSAQNWFGSHSQGSSSGLIVKQSIRVDVPVDQYPNFNFVGRLLGPRGNSLKRVEATTDCRVLIRGRGSIKDPAREEAMRGKTGYEHLNEPLHILVEAELPVEIIDARLMQAREILEDLLKPMDESQDFYKKQQLRELAMLNGTLRDEGSQMSGSVSPFNSSLGMKRAKTRG from the exons ATGTCTTCTGGCAGGTACATGGCGTACTCACCGTCCCCATCAGCGTCTCACTCTCCACACATATCCGCGGCTGCCGGGATTCGCTCCGCCTCTGCTTTAGTGGAGCAGGAAAA GTATTTATCCGAGTTGTTTGCAGAAAAGATCAAACTTAATCCATTTGTGGCTGTGATACCAAATAGCTACAGGTTACTGAATCAAG AAATATTACGTGTATCTGCACTGTTGGGGAATGCATCAGTTTTAGAACAAAGTGGGCTTGAACATGCAAGCCCCCTGGCGTCAGGAGGAATATATTCAAATGGAGGAGCTAATGTGAGCATATGGGCATCACCATTTCAATCAGAA ATGTCGAGTTTGGTGCAGCcctcttccgcacagaactggtTTGGTTCCCACTCCCAGGGTAGCTCATCAGGTCTTATCGTCAAGCAAAGCATACGTGTTGATGTTCCAGTGGATCAATATCCTAAT TTCAATTTTGTTGGTCGTCTCCTTGGTCCAAGAGGGAACTCTTTGAAGCGAGTTGAAGCAACTACTGATTGTCGTGTTCTGATCAGAGGACGTGGCAGCATAAAGGATCCCGCGAGG GAAGAGGCAATGAGGGGAAAAACAGGATATGAGCATCTTAACGAACCTCTCCACATACTTGTCGAGGCAGAACTTCCAGTTGAGATAATAGATGCGCGTCTGATGCAGGCACGTGAGATACTGGAAGATTTACTTAAGCCAATG GACGAATCTCAAGATTTTTATAAGAAGCAGCAGTTGCGAGAACTTGCTATGCTCAATGGCACTCTTCGGGACGAAGGCTCTCAAATGTCTGGCTCTGTATCCCCCTTCAACAGCAGCCTTGGAATGAAAAGGGCGAAAACTCGGGGGTAA
- the LOC142555803 gene encoding putative calcium-binding protein CML21, with the protein MGGAVVKGESPKASAPESKLETKIIEAMKRREVGGSTIKSLNTIILKFPKIDESLRKFKATFEEFDEDENGAIDLQELKHCLNKMEISFTDEETNDLFEACDINEDMGMNFNEFIVLLCLVYLLKEDPTSKHTVSKKSCIGIPNLEATFETIVDAFVFLDKNKDGYVSKNEMVDAINETTSGERSSGRIAMKRFEEMDWDKNGTVNFKEFLFAFTSWVGIEDFEDEEEDS; encoded by the exons ATGGGAGGTGCAGTTGTTAAGGGAGAGTCTCCTAAGGCTTCGGCACCAGAGTCGAAGCTCGAGACTAAAATAATCGAGGCCATGAAGAGGAGAGAAGTTGGAGGGAGCACCATAAAATCATTGAACACAATTATCTTAAAATTCCCAAAAATCGACGAAAGCTTAAGAAAGTTCAAAGCAACATTCGAAGAATTTG ACGAGGATGAAAATGGAGCAATAGATCTACAAGAACTGAAGCACTGTCTCAACAAGATGGAAATTAGTTTCACGGATGAGGAAACCAATGATCTCTTTGAGGCGTGTGATATAAATGAAGATATGGGAATGAACTTCAATGAATTTATTGTTCTTCTGTGTCTCGTCTACCTTTTGAAGGAAGATCCGACCTCAAAGCATACAGTTTCGAAA AAATCATGCATTGGAATACCTAATCTGGAGGCTACCTTTGAAACAATAGTGGATGCATTTGTGTTTTTGGACAAGAACAAGGATGGCTATGTGAGCAAGAACGAGATGGTTGATGCTATAAATGAAACTACTTCAGGGGAACGGTCGTCTGGGAGAATAGCCATGAAAAGATTTG AAGAGATGGACTGGGATAAAAATGGGACAGTGAACTTCAAGGAGTTTCTTTTTGCTTTTACTAGTTGGGTTGGGATCGAAGATTTTGAGGACGAAGAAGAAGATTCTTGA
- the LOC142555804 gene encoding phosphatidylinositol/phosphatidylcholine transfer protein SFH13-like has translation MSGFEVLELNDEIKDRKSYYENSDDERRRSKIGSLKKKAINASNKLTHSLKKRGKRKVDFRVSSVSIEDVRDAREESTVCELRQNLLDRDLLPVRHDDYHTLLRFLKARDFNVDKTIKMWEEMLNWRNEFGADTILEDFEFEELDEVLQYYPQGYHGVDREGRPVYIERLGKAHPSKLMRITSVERYLKYHVQEFERALYDKFPACSIAEKRRICSTTTILDVHGLGVKNFTKTAANLLAAMAKIDNSYYPETLHHMYIVNAGAGFRKVLWPAAQKFLDAKTIGKIHVLDPKSTGKLLEIIDPSQLPDFLGGSCICNVEGGCLMSNKGPWNDPEVMKLVYNAEASGLRQIAQLANDQQKIHSCIRFRPLKGKCSNTRTCESGSYVEDPCSPSRQRGPLFSKTDPVHEVASTSDPCVYYSCDDYFSSADKDGDHEQGGENKSFNRYGARNSNGNARANIEGTLVMNWLEAIQEKILKRSFRYMTRTLISIIINFFSVIRNAPGEYWRRQTYVYPSHMLESEPEPNADLAVGTEVVNEEDRFFPCVQRLQRLENLLEQLNKKPAEIPQEKEQMLEQSLDRIKSVEVDLEKTKQLLQATVIKQLEITQLLENIQETRFYRRRLFC, from the exons ATGTCAG GATTTGAAGTACTggaattaaatgatgaaatcaAGGATCGGAAATCATATTATGAAAATTCGGATGATGAAAGAAGGAGATCGAAAATCGGTTCTCTAAAGAAGAAAGCAATAAATGCTTCAAACAAGCTCACACATTCTCTAAAAAAAAGAGGGAAAAGGAAAGTTGATTTTAGAGTGTCTTCCGTTTCCATTGAGGACGTACGGGACGCCAGAGAGGAGAGTACTGTCTGTGAACTGCGTCAAAACCTCCTTGATAGGGATTTATTACCAGTTAGACATGATGATTACCATACTTTGCTGAG GTTTTTAAAAGCAAGAGACTTCAACGTTGACAAGACAATTAAAATGTGGGAAGAAATGCTTAACTGGAGAAACGAATTTGGAGCCGACACAATACTGGAG GACTTTGAATTCGAGGAGCTGGATGAAGTCTTGCAATATTACCCCCAAGGATATCATGGAGTTGATAGAGAAGGAAGGCCTGTTTACATTGAAAGGCTTGGAAAAGCTCACCCTAGTAAACTAATGCGTATCACGTCAGTTGAacgatatttaaaatatcatgttcAGGAATTTGAAAGGGCTCTATATGACAAGTTCCCAGCTTGTTCCATTGCTGAAAAGAGAAGAATATGTTCAACAACCACGATTTTGGACGTCCATGGCCTG GGGGTTAAAAATTTCACAAAGACCGCAGCTAATCTATTAGCAGCCATGGCAAAGATTGACAACAGTTACTATCCAGAG ACCCTACATCACATGTATATTGTTAATGCTGGAGCAGGATTCAGGAAGGTTCTTTGGCCTGCGGCACAGAAGTTTTTGGATGCTAAAACTATTGGAAAAATTCAC GTTTTGGACCCTAAATCTACGGGGAAACTACTGGAAATCATCGACCCTAG CCAGTTGCCTGACTTTTTGGGTGGATCATGCATTTGCAATGTCGAGGGAGGTTGCCTGATGTCTAATAAGGGCCCTTGGAATGATCCTGAAGTTATGAAG CTTGTATATAATGCAGAAGCATCTGGGTTGAGGCAGATAGCTCAATTAGCAAATGACCAGCAGAAAATTCACTCATGTATTAGGTTCCGACCACTGAAG GGGAAATGCAGCAATACACGCACATGTGAATCAGGATCATATGTTGAAGATCCTTGTTCTCCATCTAGACAACGGGGACCTTTGTTCTCGAAAACGGACCCTGTTCATGAAGTA GCCAGTACATCCGATCCTTGTGTCTACTATAGCTGTGATGACTATTTTAGTTCAGCTGATAAAGACGGTGATCATGAACAAGGAGGGGAAAACAAGTCTTTCAATAGATACGGTGCAAGAAATTCAAATGGCAATGCAAGAGCAAATATTGAAG GTACTTTAGTCATGAATTGGTTGGAGGCTATCCAAGAGAAAATTCTGAAGAGAAGTTTCCGGTATATGACGAGAACATTAATATCCATcatcatcaattttttttcgGTTATTCGAAATGCACCCGGTGAATATTGGAGAAGACAGACCTACGTATATCCTTCCCATATGTTGGAAAGTGAACCAGAACCAAATGCCGACTTGGCTGTTGGTACAGAAGTTGTTAATGAAGAGGATAGGTTCTTTCCATGTGTCCAACGTCTTCAGAGACTGGAAAATTTGTTGGAGCAGCTCAACAAGAAGCCTGCTGAAATTCCACAAGAGAAGGAACAAATGCTTGAACAATCGCTGGATCGCATCAAATCTGTTGAAGTTGACCTCGAAAAGACAAAGCAG TTATTACAAGCTACAGTGATAAAGCAGCTTGAGATAACCCAGTTGCTGGAGAATATACAGGAAACCAGATTCTAC CGGCGCAGATTGTTCTGTTAA